The Flammeovirga agarivorans genomic sequence CTAAAACATGTTTTAGGTTTTTTCAGACGACCAAAAACCTTAAGTAAGGGACTCTCTTTAGTAGTTTCTTGGTGGGTAAATTTAATCGTACTATTTCCTTCATTCTTAAGAATGGATCAAAAATATAAAAAGCAGTTTTCTTCATGAGCAATAAAACACCCATAGTGATGCAAGGGCTCACCCGTTTTGACGAAAAATACGGAGCAACTTCCTTATTTTTAGCAAAAGAATGGGCTAAGGATCGTATGGTATTTTATATTGATCATCCTTTTACCTACAAAGATAAATTATCCAGTCATCTAAAGCACTCGTTAAAAGTTAGGTCATCAATTCTTGAAGGTAGGAACTTGTTTTTGCAACCTTATACTGAATTACCTCAGTTTATCAATATAACCCCTAACATTGTATACCCAATTAATTTTCTTTCTGAAGGTTCTCTATATAAATTCTTAAAGCAGAAGAATCTAAAACAGATTGAAAAAAGTGTAATGAAGGTATTGAAATACTTTGGGGTGACTGATTTTTATTATATCAATTCATTCAATCCCGTATATAATATCATTTCAAAAACCTTTGTACCTAAAAAAACTATCTATCACTGTGTTGATCTTATATCAGGAGAAAGATATATAGCAAAACATGGTATAAAGGCAGAGGTTAAAGCTGTAGCAAAAGCAGATCAGGTGATTACTACTTCAGATCAATTGAAAGATCGATTAAGTAAATTAAATTCGAAAACGGAAGTTGTTCATAATGGTGCTGATTTCTCTCATTTTCAATTAGATGAATACCCTTATCCCGAGGAATATTCAAAATTAGGTGAAGAACGTTTAAAAGTGGTCTATGTAGGAAATCTAGGTCTAAGGATTAATTATCAATTGATTAAAAGTATTGCATTAAAACATACAGATATCGATTTTATATTTATCGGCCCTATTAATGAAAGAGAGTTTGAAGGAGAAGATTTAGTACCGATCACTAATATTCATTTTCTAGGAGCAAGACCCTCCTCAGCTGTTCCTAACTTTATTTACCATGCAGATATATGTATGATTCCATTTGTCATCAATGATTTAACATCATGTATCTATCCACTAAAAATTAATGAATATTTCAGTATCGGTAAACCAGTTATTAGTACAGAATTCACCAATCTGAGTTCTTTTCAAGACTTATTGTATACTTTTTCAGATGTCAAATCTTTCGAAAAAGCAATCCTTGAAATCAAACAAGAGAATATTGAAAAAGGAAGTCGAAGAAAAGAATTCGCAGAGAATAATGATTGGTCGAATAAAGCGAGAACATTTCTTGAAATCATAGAAAATGATTAGTGCATTAAAAAATATTGTCACCCAAAACAACAGCTTAAAACAGTTTATTCATTCGTTAATTGTCAGCAATTATCGTCCTCGTTTATGGGTACGATTATTCTGGAATCCTTTTGTTCATACTATTGCATTTTCGTCGACTATACGATGGTCTGTAAGAAGGGATTTGTTT encodes the following:
- a CDS encoding glycosyltransferase; its protein translation is MSNKTPIVMQGLTRFDEKYGATSLFLAKEWAKDRMVFYIDHPFTYKDKLSSHLKHSLKVRSSILEGRNLFLQPYTELPQFINITPNIVYPINFLSEGSLYKFLKQKNLKQIEKSVMKVLKYFGVTDFYYINSFNPVYNIISKTFVPKKTIYHCVDLISGERYIAKHGIKAEVKAVAKADQVITTSDQLKDRLSKLNSKTEVVHNGADFSHFQLDEYPYPEEYSKLGEERLKVVYVGNLGLRINYQLIKSIALKHTDIDFIFIGPINEREFEGEDLVPITNIHFLGARPSSAVPNFIYHADICMIPFVINDLTSCIYPLKINEYFSIGKPVISTEFTNLSSFQDLLYTFSDVKSFEKAILEIKQENIEKGSRRKEFAENNDWSNKARTFLEIIEND